A single window of Chloroflexota bacterium DNA harbors:
- a CDS encoding aminotransferase class V-fold PLP-dependent enzyme, whose translation MAQEFERHTPHDPLPMPPPMDFPEEGAAESEVLGDVHARIAEDPFSVERNFGITYVGPPHPIAECVATLTRGTYFVEWARQMNPGAYAFEKEAIRMMASLLGRPEATGFITSGGTESNMSAMRLARNLGGKSEPEIVMPTSAHYSFRLGAELLGISLIETPVDEQMAPDMDAVKRAITPNTVGLICSAPEGNFGQLDPIPEFAKLAVEHDLYLHVDGAFGGFILPFMRELGHDLCDFDLSVPGVSSFMTDGHKLGQLPVATGFFLIRDASLLEAVPLDWTFIHTLTATKPGDHAATAWAVMRHLGRAGYRASTARLLESVRIVVEGIEAIDELRLMVKPLISVINFTSDTVDMEQVFNDLSRRGWGSTFGHMNGHARIRLSLHPYRDADHAHGFVQALRESVQAAR comes from the coding sequence GTGGCCCAGGAGTTCGAGCGACACACGCCTCACGACCCGCTGCCCATGCCGCCGCCGATGGATTTTCCGGAGGAGGGCGCGGCCGAATCCGAAGTCCTGGGCGACGTGCACGCGCGGATCGCGGAGGATCCGTTCTCCGTCGAGCGCAACTTCGGCATCACCTACGTCGGGCCGCCGCATCCGATCGCGGAGTGCGTCGCGACGCTGACCCGGGGCACGTACTTCGTGGAGTGGGCGCGCCAGATGAACCCCGGCGCCTACGCCTTCGAGAAGGAAGCCATTCGCATGATGGCCAGCCTGCTCGGCCGGCCCGAGGCCACCGGTTTCATCACCAGCGGCGGCACCGAGTCGAACATGTCGGCCATGCGGCTGGCGCGCAACCTGGGTGGCAAGTCGGAACCCGAGATCGTCATGCCCACGTCGGCGCACTACAGCTTCCGCCTGGGCGCCGAGTTGCTCGGCATCAGCCTGATCGAGACGCCGGTGGACGAGCAGATGGCGCCCGACATGGATGCGGTCAAGCGCGCCATCACCCCCAACACCGTGGGGTTGATCTGCTCCGCGCCCGAGGGGAATTTCGGCCAACTGGACCCCATTCCCGAGTTCGCCAAGCTGGCGGTCGAGCACGATCTCTACCTGCACGTCGACGGAGCGTTCGGCGGGTTCATCCTGCCGTTCATGCGCGAGCTGGGTCACGACCTGTGCGACTTCGACCTCAGCGTGCCGGGGGTCAGCTCGTTCATGACCGACGGGCACAAGCTGGGTCAGCTGCCGGTGGCGACGGGATTCTTCCTGATCCGCGACGCGAGCCTGCTGGAGGCCGTGCCGCTGGATTGGACGTTCATCCACACGCTCACCGCCACCAAGCCCGGCGACCACGCCGCAACCGCCTGGGCCGTGATGCGGCACCTGGGACGCGCCGGCTACCGCGCCTCCACCGCGCGGCTGCTCGAGTCCGTGCGCATCGTGGTCGAGGGCATTGAGGCCATCGACGAGCTGCGGCTGATGGTGAAACCGTTGATCAGCGTCATTAACTTCACCTCGGACACGGTGGACATGGAGCAGGTGTTCAACGACCTGTCACGGCGCGGCTGGGGCAGCACCTTCGGCCACATGAACGGCCACGCCCGCATCCGCCTGTCGCTCCACCCCTACCGCGACGCCGACCACGCTCATGGGTTCGTGCAGGCGTTGAGGGAGTCGGTTCAAGCCGCAAGGTAG
- a CDS encoding zinc-binding dehydrogenase, producing the protein MTTSRGAVLVAAHRIEPRDFPLPAIGDDDGLLRVELAGICGSDIHHWDGHSAVIRNVPALLGHEIVGRIEQVGADAADRWQAAAGDRVIVEASFGCGRCEWCRRGSYQMCADEQGYGGRLSAADPPYLWGAYGQFLYLPPRARVHRVSERITPEVGVVLGAVLANGIRWVQTLGNAGVGDTVVVFGPGPQGLACTIAAHAAGATRIIVVGLDRDRARLSLAREFGATDALIASDSTVADIADLTAGRMADVAVDVTASPGAAGQAASVVRPLGTFVMAGSKGGAPVELPWDQLVAREVRVLGVNSHETQAVRAAVQLAETGRYPLDRMLTHRLPLAQAAEGIELVRSATPADGVVKVALDPWA; encoded by the coding sequence GTGACCACCAGCCGCGGCGCCGTGCTCGTCGCGGCGCACCGCATCGAGCCGCGCGACTTCCCGCTCCCCGCCATCGGCGACGACGACGGCCTGCTGCGCGTCGAGCTCGCCGGCATCTGCGGCAGCGACATTCACCACTGGGACGGCCACTCCGCCGTCATCCGCAATGTCCCGGCCCTGCTCGGCCACGAGATCGTGGGCCGCATCGAGCAAGTGGGCGCGGACGCCGCCGACCGCTGGCAGGCGGCCGCCGGCGACCGCGTGATCGTGGAGGCCAGCTTCGGTTGCGGCCGCTGCGAGTGGTGCCGCCGAGGCTCCTACCAGATGTGCGCCGACGAGCAGGGTTATGGCGGTCGCTTGTCCGCCGCCGACCCGCCCTATCTCTGGGGCGCCTACGGACAGTTTCTCTACCTGCCGCCGCGCGCCCGGGTACACCGCGTGTCGGAGCGGATCACGCCCGAGGTTGGCGTCGTGCTCGGTGCGGTGCTGGCCAATGGCATCCGCTGGGTGCAAACGCTGGGCAACGCCGGCGTCGGCGACACGGTCGTCGTCTTCGGACCCGGACCGCAGGGGCTGGCCTGCACCATCGCGGCGCACGCGGCCGGCGCGACCCGGATCATCGTCGTCGGCCTGGACCGTGACCGCGCCCGGCTCAGCCTTGCCCGTGAGTTCGGCGCCACCGACGCCCTGATCGCCTCGGATTCAACGGTGGCCGACATTGCTGACCTCACGGCGGGCCGAATGGCCGACGTCGCAGTCGACGTGACGGCCAGTCCCGGGGCGGCCGGCCAGGCGGCCTCGGTCGTGCGTCCGCTCGGCACCTTCGTCATGGCCGGGTCCAAGGGCGGCGCGCCCGTCGAGCTTCCCTGGGACCAATTGGTGGCCCGCGAGGTCCGCGTACTTGGCGTCAACAGCCACGAAACCCAGGCCGTCCGCGCGGCCGTCCAACTCGCCGAAACCGGACGCTACCCGCTGGACCGCATGCTCACCCACCGCCTGCCGCTGGCCCAGGCCGCCGAGGGCATCGAGCTCGTCCGCTCGGCCACGCCTGCCGACGGTGTAGTCAAGGTCGCGCTCGATCCGTGGGCATGA
- a CDS encoding LLM class flavin-dependent oxidoreductase, whose protein sequence is MTLAIDAFYGGHVEMPNPGFRGPPAHTRRMSDAHLATVYDEALRFAELMERTGYDTLWLAEHHFQREGYGCIGNVPLLSLHLAHHTERLKFGAFFNTVTAWHPMRLAEDYATVDVLTGGRLRFGIGRGYVAREVETLGGPLLDDAANRDLFEEQVEIMLKAWHEPEFAHAGTAYRVPADVPHMFDDLVDITLVPRPAHLPVEIWQPITSTKRRGLDFMARHGIKGVIAGGTAPGGRADQAAAVYRDALARAGRQTELGEDLAVGFQIHLADSREAALREATPWCEEHLKGLAPLGRYPQLSEAQIRATAEGEAAYGAGLPTIRDLDAEGTWVCGTPDHVCDHLSGLLERLPGLRRVFIQTGSLGVPPSAMRADIQWFAQDVMPGFVPASGNR, encoded by the coding sequence ATGACGCTGGCCATCGACGCCTTCTACGGCGGTCACGTCGAGATGCCGAACCCGGGATTTCGGGGGCCGCCGGCGCACACGCGGCGAATGAGCGACGCGCACCTGGCGACGGTCTACGACGAGGCCCTGCGCTTCGCCGAGCTGATGGAGCGCACGGGCTACGACACGCTCTGGCTGGCCGAGCATCATTTTCAGCGCGAGGGCTACGGCTGCATCGGCAACGTGCCGCTGCTGAGCCTGCATCTGGCGCACCACACCGAGCGGCTCAAGTTCGGCGCGTTCTTCAACACGGTCACTGCCTGGCACCCGATGCGACTGGCCGAAGACTACGCCACGGTCGACGTGCTCACCGGCGGCCGGCTGCGGTTCGGCATCGGACGCGGCTATGTGGCGCGAGAGGTCGAGACGCTGGGCGGCCCGCTACTCGATGACGCGGCCAACCGCGATCTGTTCGAGGAACAGGTGGAGATCATGCTGAAGGCGTGGCACGAGCCGGAGTTCGCCCATGCGGGCACGGCCTACCGGGTGCCCGCCGACGTGCCGCACATGTTTGACGACCTTGTTGACATAACGCTTGTGCCGCGACCGGCGCACCTGCCGGTTGAAATCTGGCAGCCCATCACCAGCACCAAGCGGCGCGGACTGGACTTCATGGCGCGGCATGGCATCAAGGGCGTGATCGCGGGCGGCACGGCGCCGGGTGGTCGAGCCGACCAGGCGGCGGCCGTTTATCGCGACGCGTTGGCGCGGGCGGGCCGCCAGACTGAGCTTGGCGAGGACCTGGCGGTTGGTTTCCAGATACACCTCGCGGACAGCCGCGAGGCCGCGTTGCGCGAGGCGACCCCGTGGTGCGAAGAGCACCTCAAGGGACTCGCGCCGCTGGGCCGCTATCCGCAACTCAGCGAGGCCCAGATTCGGGCCACCGCAGAGGGCGAGGCGGCCTATGGCGCGGGACTGCCCACCATTCGCGATCTGGATGCCGAGGGAACCTGGGTGTGCGGGACGCCCGATCACGTGTGCGACCATTTGAGCGGCTTACTCGAACGCCTGCCCGGCTTGCGTCGCGTCTTCATCCAGACCGGATCGCTGGGCGTGCCGCCGTCGGCTATGCGAGCCGACATTCAGTGGTTCGCGCAGGACGTGATGCCCGGATTTGTTCCGGCGTCGGGAAACCGTTAA
- a CDS encoding sialidase family protein → MIDVLATGLVYRNPEPKRRAVHAWHPSIIVLDDGELFASFDLASGVEALDYQTYKARSSDGGVTWSAPELLVESSTTRPTTGGVRVSLLRDGTLVGIGGRTYRDVHGGQLVNRENLGHAPMDLITTHSSDRGHSWSKPEILDPPVWSPAWEVCHHIVELDDGRWLAPMAPWRGWDGEEPIGAMALAFVSHDRGRTWPEHLALIDETHRGVFSWEVSLRQLSDGRLLATAWAFDSATGGTEPNPYAISADGRTFSEPRSTGIHGQTGKLLALPDDRILFVYRHDRQPGLWANLSRLDGDDWINLAATPLWESASSSMTGATESSGQELVDLPFGFPSLALLPDGDVYVAFWCEEDEVYNIRWYRLRIS, encoded by the coding sequence GTGATTGACGTGCTGGCCACCGGCCTGGTCTATCGAAATCCGGAACCGAAGCGGCGCGCCGTCCACGCCTGGCATCCCTCGATCATCGTGCTCGACGACGGCGAGCTGTTTGCCAGCTTCGATCTCGCCTCGGGCGTGGAAGCGCTCGACTACCAGACCTACAAGGCCCGCTCGTCCGACGGCGGCGTGACCTGGTCGGCGCCCGAGCTGCTGGTCGAAAGCTCCACGACCCGACCGACAACCGGCGGCGTCCGCGTGAGCCTGCTGCGCGACGGCACGCTGGTCGGCATCGGCGGGCGCACCTACCGCGACGTTCACGGCGGGCAGCTCGTCAATCGCGAGAACCTTGGCCATGCGCCCATGGACCTCATCACCACGCACAGCTCCGACCGCGGTCACTCGTGGAGCAAGCCCGAGATCCTCGATCCCCCGGTGTGGAGTCCGGCGTGGGAGGTGTGCCACCACATCGTGGAGCTGGACGACGGCCGCTGGCTCGCCCCGATGGCCCCCTGGCGCGGCTGGGACGGCGAGGAGCCGATCGGGGCCATGGCGCTGGCATTCGTGTCCCACGACCGCGGCCGGACATGGCCGGAGCACCTGGCGCTGATCGACGAGACCCATCGCGGCGTCTTCTCGTGGGAGGTCTCGCTGCGCCAGCTGAGCGACGGCCGGCTCCTGGCAACCGCCTGGGCCTTCGACTCCGCCACGGGCGGCACCGAGCCCAACCCGTACGCAATCTCAGCCGACGGCCGGACGTTTTCCGAGCCGCGGTCCACCGGCATTCACGGCCAGACGGGCAAGCTGCTGGCGCTGCCGGACGACCGCATTCTGTTCGTCTACCGCCACGACCGGCAGCCGGGCCTGTGGGCCAACCTATCGCGGCTGGACGGCGACGACTGGATCAATCTGGCCGCAACGCCACTCTGGGAAAGCGCCTCATCCAGCATGACCGGCGCCACGGAAAGCAGCGGGCAGGAGCTGGTCGACCTGCCATTCGGCTTTCCGAGCCTGGCGCTGCTTCCCGACGGCGACGTGTACGTGGCCTTCTGGTGCGAAGAGGACGAGGTCTACAACATCCGCTGGTATCGCCTGCGGATTTCGTAA
- a CDS encoding aminotransferase class III-fold pyridoxal phosphate-dependent enzyme, with translation MPPVEALVDARRSIEARYRARTPESRALHERALQSLPGGESRTATWFAPYPTYIASGLGSTLTDVDGNQLVDFTFNSTSVIHGHAHPEIVAAVQRRVAEGTAWNAPNAGQVELAEILCAQVPSLDQVRFCASGTEANMQAIKAARAFTDRDLIIKMDLAYHGTYEGVELHQGSDGWGGPGAPVSRGVPSNAVDNVLIAPFDDAEIVEWLLESHPGQVAAIVVNPAQTQGGLRAPSPGYLKALRDAADAHGTLLVFDEVITLRLARGGGQELFGVLPDLTAMGKIIGGGLPVGGFGGRAEVMDIFADRQPPVLPHAGTFNGNPATMAAGLAAMRMLDAPAFELLAERGEALGRGLVEAAQRAGVALEVTQIASVIGVDIPLAGASAGEIMELIVLELLNRGFKAASMMTVSTATIADEIQALTEALTDVLRQLRPAIAEAAPAAALTA, from the coding sequence ATGCCTCCGGTCGAAGCCCTGGTGGATGCCCGCCGCAGCATAGAAGCCCGCTATCGCGCGCGCACGCCTGAATCGCGGGCGTTGCACGAGCGAGCGCTGCAGTCGCTGCCCGGCGGCGAGTCCCGCACGGCGACCTGGTTTGCGCCCTACCCGACCTACATCGCCTCGGGTCTGGGCTCAACCCTGACTGACGTTGACGGCAATCAGTTGGTGGACTTCACCTTCAACTCCACGTCGGTCATCCATGGTCATGCGCACCCCGAGATTGTGGCGGCTGTGCAACGCCGCGTGGCCGAGGGCACCGCGTGGAACGCGCCCAACGCGGGCCAGGTCGAGTTGGCCGAGATCCTCTGTGCGCAGGTGCCGTCGCTCGATCAGGTGCGTTTCTGCGCCTCGGGCACCGAGGCCAACATGCAGGCGATCAAGGCCGCGCGGGCGTTCACCGACCGTGATCTGATTATCAAGATGGACCTGGCCTATCACGGCACCTACGAGGGCGTGGAGCTCCATCAAGGGTCGGACGGTTGGGGCGGTCCGGGAGCGCCGGTGTCGCGGGGCGTGCCCAGCAATGCCGTGGACAACGTGCTGATTGCCCCTTTCGACGACGCGGAGATCGTGGAGTGGCTGCTCGAATCCCATCCCGGGCAGGTGGCCGCCATCGTGGTCAACCCGGCCCAAACCCAGGGTGGCCTGCGGGCGCCGTCGCCGGGGTATCTGAAGGCCCTGCGCGACGCCGCGGATGCGCACGGCACGCTGCTGGTGTTCGACGAAGTCATCACGCTGCGTCTGGCGCGCGGCGGCGGCCAGGAGTTGTTCGGCGTGCTGCCGGACCTGACGGCGATGGGCAAGATCATCGGCGGCGGGCTGCCCGTCGGCGGCTTCGGCGGTCGGGCGGAGGTGATGGACATCTTTGCCGACCGGCAGCCGCCGGTCCTGCCGCATGCCGGCACCTTCAACGGCAACCCGGCCACCATGGCCGCGGGACTGGCGGCCATGCGGATGCTCGACGCGCCGGCATTTGAGCTTCTGGCGGAGCGCGGCGAGGCACTTGGCAGGGGTTTGGTCGAAGCCGCGCAACGGGCCGGCGTCGCGCTGGAAGTGACGCAGATCGCATCGGTGATCGGCGTCGACATTCCACTGGCCGGCGCATCCGCGGGGGAGATCATGGAGCTGATCGTCCTCGAGCTGTTGAACCGCGGATTCAAGGCGGCATCCATGATGACCGTGTCCACGGCAACGATCGCCGACGAGATTCAGGCGCTGACCGAAGCGCTGACGGACGTGCTGCGGCAGCTGCGTCCCGCAATTGCCGAGGCCGCGCCCGCAGCAGCACTCACCGCGTAG
- a CDS encoding GNAT family protein, which produces MTEVSGGPEFPRTIRTPRLTLRPFKPSDVNAVLGYESDAAYGEFLGVPHPYRRSDAERGVASRMLCDWTRAAMWAVDLEGDAIGNVGMTLYAGHGRIDLYYGLARAHWGMGYMTEAVRAAIDAAFTTFPNVNRVQADANPENPASLRVMAKAGMTPEGVLRQYVVMHGAATDQVMCSILRREWETVSKE; this is translated from the coding sequence ATGACCGAGGTGTCGGGCGGGCCTGAGTTTCCGCGCACCATTCGCACGCCGCGTCTCACGCTCCGTCCGTTCAAGCCGTCGGACGTGAACGCCGTTCTGGGGTATGAGTCGGACGCAGCCTATGGCGAGTTTCTCGGCGTTCCGCATCCTTACCGTCGATCGGACGCCGAGCGCGGCGTCGCGTCCCGCATGCTCTGCGACTGGACGCGCGCGGCGATGTGGGCCGTGGATCTCGAGGGCGACGCCATCGGGAACGTCGGGATGACGCTATACGCCGGTCACGGGCGCATTGATCTCTACTACGGCCTCGCGCGGGCGCACTGGGGAATGGGCTATATGACTGAGGCCGTGCGCGCCGCCATTGACGCCGCCTTCACCACGTTTCCGAACGTCAACCGCGTTCAGGCCGACGCCAACCCCGAGAATCCGGCCTCGCTGCGCGTCATGGCAAAGGCCGGGATGACTCCCGAGGGCGTGCTGCGCCAATACGTGGTCATGCACGGCGCGGCCACGGATCAGGTCATGTGCAGCATCCTGCGCCGCGAGTGGGAGACCGTGAGCAAGGAGTAG
- a CDS encoding ester cyclase, with translation MTGRNAAVVQRLADEAFNGRNWDVFDELHDSSGLVHRAGESVTPAAIKNVHRDRLQAFPDLRWTIERQFEDGEFVITHATWRGTHLGTHLGIQATGGTVSGEVMAIRRIVDGRIVETWAVADTLRVVEQIGGGISQR, from the coding sequence GTGACCGGCCGCAATGCGGCGGTCGTGCAACGTCTGGCCGATGAGGCCTTCAACGGTCGGAACTGGGACGTGTTCGACGAGCTGCACGATTCTTCGGGCCTCGTGCACCGCGCGGGCGAGAGCGTGACGCCCGCGGCGATCAAGAACGTGCATCGCGACCGCTTGCAGGCCTTTCCGGACCTGCGCTGGACCATCGAGCGACAGTTCGAGGACGGCGAGTTCGTCATCACGCATGCCACGTGGCGCGGGACGCACCTGGGGACCCATCTGGGCATCCAGGCCACGGGCGGGACGGTGAGCGGTGAGGTGATGGCCATCCGGCGCATCGTGGATGGGCGCATCGTGGAGACGTGGGCGGTGGCAGACACCCTGCGCGTGGTGGAGCAAATCGGCGGCGGAATCTCGCAGCGGTAG
- a CDS encoding SDR family NAD(P)-dependent oxidoreductase — translation MTGKVAFVSGGAGGLGAAICRRFVRDGAAVAIADIDLGRSEALANEISESGGQSLPVVLDSASSASVQQAVDAVVEHFGRCDFLVHGAGNTAIAPLLELPEEDWRSVLDTHLTGGFLLCQSIGRQLVRQGEGGRVVLISSVGAMVPVPDRGAYSPAKAGLIALAQMLSIEWAPYDINVNAICPGVTRTPMVQEIYRRRPELRDQRIRRFPKKREAVPEEIADLAVFLCGDGSTYISGTAITIDGGFINAGFMPEDD, via the coding sequence ATGACGGGCAAGGTGGCATTCGTGAGCGGCGGCGCGGGCGGTCTAGGAGCGGCGATCTGCCGGCGTTTCGTGCGCGACGGCGCGGCGGTCGCAATCGCCGACATCGACCTCGGCCGGAGCGAGGCGCTCGCGAACGAGATTTCCGAGAGCGGAGGCCAGTCCCTGCCGGTCGTTCTCGACTCAGCCTCCAGCGCCTCGGTGCAGCAGGCTGTCGATGCGGTCGTCGAACACTTTGGCCGCTGCGATTTCCTGGTCCACGGCGCCGGCAACACTGCCATCGCCCCGTTGCTCGAATTGCCGGAGGAGGACTGGCGCTCGGTCCTCGACACGCATCTCACGGGCGGCTTTCTGCTCTGTCAGTCCATCGGACGCCAGCTGGTTCGGCAGGGCGAGGGTGGGCGCGTGGTGCTGATCTCGTCGGTTGGCGCCATGGTGCCGGTGCCGGATCGCGGCGCGTACAGTCCCGCCAAGGCCGGGTTGATTGCGCTCGCCCAGATGCTGTCCATCGAGTGGGCGCCCTACGACATCAATGTAAACGCGATCTGTCCCGGCGTGACGCGAACGCCGATGGTGCAGGAGATCTACAGGCGCAGACCGGAGCTGCGGGATCAGCGCATTCGACGCTTCCCCAAGAAGCGTGAGGCGGTGCCGGAGGAGATTGCGGACCTTGCGGTGTTCCTGTGCGGCGACGGGTCGACCTACATCAGCGGCACCGCCATCACCATCGACGGCGGCTTCATCAACGCCGGCTTCATGCCCGAGGACGACTAG